A single genomic interval of Rhododendron vialii isolate Sample 1 chromosome 3a, ASM3025357v1 harbors:
- the LOC131319248 gene encoding uncharacterized protein LOC131319248, whose product MHIRVKCNCGEHNCPEWAIVELQGVIEPQPAFQNRLQNLEIGQLCRPSSQETYTFTVGYHELTGSKIPLKKPLLVLKKTRDSDAENVEHEQSSKVELEVIGIIRQRILFKTRPKALISRPQPFVKEKASAPGSLVPN is encoded by the exons atgcaTATTCGGGTGAAGTGCAATTGCGGGGAACATAACTGTCCAGAATGGGCGATCGTCGAGCTGCAAGGCGTAATCGAACCCCAGCCCGCCTTCCAAAACCGTCTCCAAAACCTCGAAATCGGTCAACTATGCCGCCCTTCTTCTCAG GAGACCTATACTTTCACCGTTGGATACCATGAATTGACCGGATCCAAAATTCCCCTGAAGAAGCCGTTGCTTGTATTGAAGAAAACGAGGGACTCGGATGCGGAGAACGTTGAGCACGAACAGTCATCAAAGGTGGAGCTTGAAGTTATTGGGATCATTCGACAGCGAATTCTGTTCAAGACCAGACCCAAGGCCCTAATTTCCA GACCACAGCCTTTCGTGAAGGAAAAAGCCAGTGCTCCAGGTTCGCTTGTGCCAAACTGA
- the LOC131319247 gene encoding uncharacterized protein LOC131319247 isoform X1 — MAEQSSSPEWLPTGWTVEVRIRKNGKRDTCYSDPSNKLKFFSKPEVLRYLNNVESYRHKSNGKRKAGRSRKLSAIKSPAVAEQLNLADSRANEPMTRNRSSKVVGVLKDDQTFEICTGEQGTTMICFNLSKASDSKRRERSDPKAVVGVVSENLAENGVENPGNKRLQLRASEKNNREKPDLPREKSDPKAVVGAVSENLAENGVENPGNKRLQLWASEKNNREKPDLPREKSDPKAVVGEVSENLAENGVENPENKRLPLRASEKNNREKPDLPRRASKRLAGIEVGPIAELKTNNRTHRVSARLVDEAETGKAENLLDSAPPEKCVEKRAPEDKGDDIKADEEHGGSPLSFSLKDLWTDPCIEFAIKTLTDAIPIEDEYQAEENPGSSVKWPFGDSWGDPCIDFAVKTLTGAIPVVDDFGILECPLTSSSETMQDKGSEISNVGLRNSGDAGIHPHCEERSDELQRKTIRG; from the exons ATGGCGGAGCAGAGTTCGTCGCCCGAGTGGCTTCCTACTGGTTGGACGGTCGAAGTCAGAATACGGAAGAATGGAAAGAGAGACACG TGCTATTCTGATCCCTCAAATAAACTCAAGTTCTTTTCCAAGCCAGAGGTGTTACGGTATCTCAACAACGTAGAAAGCTACCGTCATAAATCCAACGGGAAGAGAAAAGCCGGCCGTAGCCGAAAGCTTTCTGCAATAAAA TCACCTGCTGTAGCTGAGCAACTCAACTTAGCAGACAGCCGAGCAAATGAACCGATGACCAGGAATCGGAGCTCAAAGGTGGTTGGGGTATTGAAGGACGACCAAACCTTTGAAATCTGTACAG GTGAGCAAGGAACTACAATGATTTGTTTCAACCTTTCAAAAGCTTCGGATtcgaagagaagagagaggagtgATCCTAAGGCTGTAGTTGGGGTAGTTTCAGAAAATCTGGCAGAAAATGGGGTGGAAAATCCAGGAAACAAGAGATTACAACTTCGGGCTAGCGAAAAGAATAACAGAGAAAAGCCCGACTTGCCTCGTGAGAAGAGTGATCCTAAGGCTGTAGTTGGGGCAGTTTCAGAAAATCTAGCAGAAAATGGGGTGGAAAATCCAGGAAACAAGAGATTACAACTTTGGGCTAGCGAAAAGAATAACAGAGAAAAGCCTGACTTGCCTCGAGAGAAGAGTGATCCTAAGGCTGTAGTTGGGGAAGTTTCAGAAAATCTAGCAGAAAATGGGGTGGAAAATCCTGAAAACAAGAGATTACCACTTCGGGCTAGTGAAAAGAATAACAGAGAAAAGCCTGACTTGCCACGTCGTGCTTCAAAACGACTTGCTGGAATTGAAGTCGGCCCAATAGCAGAGCTGAAAACGAATAACAGAACTCATCGAGTTTCAGCCAGACTGGTAGATGAGGCAGAAACCGGTAAAGCTGAGAATTTGCTAGACTCAGCTCCTCCAGAAAAGTGTGTTGAGAAGAGAGCCCCGGAGGATAAGGGTGATGATATAAAAGCAGATGAGGAGCATGGAGGATCACCTCTCAGCTTCTCTTTGAAGGATTTGTGGACAGATCCGTGCATCGAGTTTGCCATTAAAACTCTCACGGATGCGATTCCTATAGAAGATGAGTATCAGGCCGAGGAGAATCCAGGGTCCTCGGTCAAATGGCCTTTTGGAGATTCATGGGGAGACCCGTGCATTGACTTTGCAGTGAAGACTCTCACCGGTGCAATTCCAGTGGTCGATGATTTCGGTATTTTAGAGTGCCCACTCACCTCCTCATCGGAAACAATGCAGGATAAAGGCTCGGAGATTTCAAATGTGGGGTTACGTAATTCAGGTGATGCTGGCATTCATCCTCATTGCGAAGAAAGAAGCGACGAGCTCCAAAGAAAGACAATCCGTGGATAA
- the LOC131319247 gene encoding uncharacterized protein LOC131319247 isoform X2 has translation MAEQSSSPEWLPTGWTVEVRIRKNGKRDTSPAVAEQLNLADSRANEPMTRNRSSKVVGVLKDDQTFEICTGEQGTTMICFNLSKASDSKRRERSDPKAVVGVVSENLAENGVENPGNKRLQLRASEKNNREKPDLPREKSDPKAVVGAVSENLAENGVENPGNKRLQLWASEKNNREKPDLPREKSDPKAVVGEVSENLAENGVENPENKRLPLRASEKNNREKPDLPRRASKRLAGIEVGPIAELKTNNRTHRVSARLVDEAETGKAENLLDSAPPEKCVEKRAPEDKGDDIKADEEHGGSPLSFSLKDLWTDPCIEFAIKTLTDAIPIEDEYQAEENPGSSVKWPFGDSWGDPCIDFAVKTLTGAIPVVDDFGILECPLTSSSETMQDKGSEISNVGLRNSGDAGIHPHCEERSDELQRKTIRG, from the exons ATGGCGGAGCAGAGTTCGTCGCCCGAGTGGCTTCCTACTGGTTGGACGGTCGAAGTCAGAATACGGAAGAATGGAAAGAGAGACACG TCACCTGCTGTAGCTGAGCAACTCAACTTAGCAGACAGCCGAGCAAATGAACCGATGACCAGGAATCGGAGCTCAAAGGTGGTTGGGGTATTGAAGGACGACCAAACCTTTGAAATCTGTACAG GTGAGCAAGGAACTACAATGATTTGTTTCAACCTTTCAAAAGCTTCGGATtcgaagagaagagagaggagtgATCCTAAGGCTGTAGTTGGGGTAGTTTCAGAAAATCTGGCAGAAAATGGGGTGGAAAATCCAGGAAACAAGAGATTACAACTTCGGGCTAGCGAAAAGAATAACAGAGAAAAGCCCGACTTGCCTCGTGAGAAGAGTGATCCTAAGGCTGTAGTTGGGGCAGTTTCAGAAAATCTAGCAGAAAATGGGGTGGAAAATCCAGGAAACAAGAGATTACAACTTTGGGCTAGCGAAAAGAATAACAGAGAAAAGCCTGACTTGCCTCGAGAGAAGAGTGATCCTAAGGCTGTAGTTGGGGAAGTTTCAGAAAATCTAGCAGAAAATGGGGTGGAAAATCCTGAAAACAAGAGATTACCACTTCGGGCTAGTGAAAAGAATAACAGAGAAAAGCCTGACTTGCCACGTCGTGCTTCAAAACGACTTGCTGGAATTGAAGTCGGCCCAATAGCAGAGCTGAAAACGAATAACAGAACTCATCGAGTTTCAGCCAGACTGGTAGATGAGGCAGAAACCGGTAAAGCTGAGAATTTGCTAGACTCAGCTCCTCCAGAAAAGTGTGTTGAGAAGAGAGCCCCGGAGGATAAGGGTGATGATATAAAAGCAGATGAGGAGCATGGAGGATCACCTCTCAGCTTCTCTTTGAAGGATTTGTGGACAGATCCGTGCATCGAGTTTGCCATTAAAACTCTCACGGATGCGATTCCTATAGAAGATGAGTATCAGGCCGAGGAGAATCCAGGGTCCTCGGTCAAATGGCCTTTTGGAGATTCATGGGGAGACCCGTGCATTGACTTTGCAGTGAAGACTCTCACCGGTGCAATTCCAGTGGTCGATGATTTCGGTATTTTAGAGTGCCCACTCACCTCCTCATCGGAAACAATGCAGGATAAAGGCTCGGAGATTTCAAATGTGGGGTTACGTAATTCAGGTGATGCTGGCATTCATCCTCATTGCGAAGAAAGAAGCGACGAGCTCCAAAGAAAGACAATCCGTGGATAA